One window of uncultured Erythrobacter sp. genomic DNA carries:
- a CDS encoding prolyl oligopeptidase family serine peptidase: MTTSTIAVAQDGVPGPEQDPYIWLEEARSPEALDWVAKENERTLAAFEADPRYAQLKAEALAIFDSEDRIPFVSFRPDGLYNFWQDKTNPKGLLRRTTLESYRTAKPEWEIVLDVDALAKAEGKEWVYQGMTCLPPALTKCMVALSDGGEDATIMREFDTATKQFVPGGFVLDTKSQGGVQWIDADTLLVGRGFGEGTLTESEYPFTSRVWKRGTAIADAPEIFRGEASDVWAGATLLRDNKGTIHARTAYRGVSFHESINYVEHNGKWLELDIPKKAGLFGIVDGHILLSTDVDWTTDGQTFPADSLIAVNLEEWKANPNGAKKTLVWAPGERQTKQGGAVTGNALFVTLLDNVVGKVLEFNFDGGKWVSKEVPLPDNATLGIAASSDETDEIMYTVSDFLNPTTLYYTDGSAPPAVLKTSPAYFDPAGMDVEQHEATSKDGTKIPYFIVKPKGMALDGTTATLLTGYGGFQVPRLPGYLGSTGKLWVEKGGAYVLANLRGGGEFGPNWHQTAIRENKQRTWDDFIAVGEDLVKRGFTSPEHLGIQGGSQGGLLVGTFFTQRPDLLNAAIVQIPLFDMLRYHVIGRGASWIGEYGDPRIPEQRAWIEGYSPYQKIVAGVDYPAPFLWASTADDRTHPAHARKGAAKLKALGQPYYYFEDTTGGHSGGVDNDQRAKLQALQFIYLMQRLMAPMSGG, translated from the coding sequence ATGACCACATCGACCATTGCCGTCGCACAGGACGGAGTCCCCGGCCCCGAGCAGGATCCCTACATCTGGCTCGAGGAAGCCCGCAGCCCCGAGGCGCTCGACTGGGTCGCCAAGGAGAACGAGCGGACACTCGCGGCCTTTGAGGCCGATCCGCGCTATGCCCAATTGAAGGCCGAAGCGCTGGCGATCTTCGATAGCGAAGATCGCATCCCCTTCGTCAGCTTCCGCCCCGATGGGCTGTATAATTTCTGGCAGGACAAAACGAACCCCAAGGGCCTGCTGCGCCGCACGACGCTGGAAAGCTACCGGACCGCCAAGCCGGAGTGGGAAATCGTCCTCGATGTCGATGCGCTCGCCAAGGCTGAAGGCAAGGAGTGGGTCTATCAGGGCATGACCTGCCTGCCGCCTGCGCTGACCAAGTGCATGGTCGCGCTGAGCGACGGCGGCGAGGATGCCACCATCATGCGCGAATTCGATACCGCGACGAAGCAGTTCGTCCCGGGCGGCTTTGTGCTCGACACCAAGAGCCAGGGCGGCGTGCAGTGGATCGATGCTGATACCCTGCTGGTCGGTCGCGGCTTTGGCGAAGGTACACTGACCGAGAGCGAATATCCCTTCACCAGCCGCGTCTGGAAGCGCGGCACGGCCATCGCCGATGCGCCTGAGATCTTTCGGGGCGAGGCAAGCGACGTATGGGCCGGCGCGACCCTGCTACGCGACAACAAGGGCACCATCCACGCCCGCACCGCCTATCGCGGCGTCAGCTTCCATGAGAGCATCAACTATGTTGAGCACAACGGAAAGTGGCTCGAACTCGACATTCCCAAGAAGGCCGGACTGTTCGGGATCGTTGATGGCCACATCCTGCTGTCGACCGACGTCGACTGGACGACTGACGGCCAGACCTTCCCCGCTGACAGCCTGATCGCAGTCAACCTTGAGGAATGGAAAGCCAATCCCAACGGCGCGAAGAAGACCTTGGTGTGGGCGCCGGGTGAGCGCCAGACCAAGCAGGGCGGCGCAGTCACCGGCAATGCGCTGTTCGTGACGCTGCTCGACAATGTCGTTGGCAAGGTGCTGGAATTCAACTTCGACGGCGGCAAGTGGGTCAGCAAGGAAGTGCCCCTGCCCGATAACGCGACGCTCGGCATCGCGGCATCGTCGGACGAGACCGACGAGATCATGTACACGGTCAGCGATTTCCTCAATCCGACCACGCTCTACTACACGGACGGCAGCGCGCCGCCCGCCGTGCTCAAGACTAGCCCGGCCTATTTCGATCCCGCCGGGATGGATGTCGAACAGCACGAGGCGACCAGCAAGGACGGGACCAAGATCCCCTACTTCATCGTCAAGCCCAAGGGCATGGCGCTGGACGGCACCACAGCAACACTGCTGACCGGCTACGGCGGGTTCCAGGTGCCGCGCCTGCCCGGCTACCTTGGCTCGACCGGCAAGCTGTGGGTGGAAAAGGGCGGCGCCTATGTGCTCGCAAACCTGCGCGGCGGCGGCGAGTTCGGGCCGAACTGGCACCAGACCGCGATCCGCGAGAACAAGCAGCGCACCTGGGACGATTTCATCGCCGTGGGTGAGGATCTGGTGAAGCGCGGCTTCACCTCGCCCGAGCATCTCGGCATTCAGGGCGGCTCGCAGGGCGGGCTTCTGGTCGGCACCTTCTTCACCCAGCGCCCCGACCTGCTGAACGCGGCGATTGTGCAGATCCCGCTGTTCGACATGCTGCGCTACCATGTGATCGGGCGCGGGGCTTCGTGGATCGGCGAGTATGGCGATCCGCGCATCCCCGAACAGCGCGCTTGGATCGAGGGCTATTCGCCCTATCAGAAGATCGTCGCAGGCGTAGATTACCCCGCGCCGTTCCTGTGGGCTTCGACCGCTGATGACCGCACCCATCCCGCCCACGCGCGCAAGGGCGCTGCCAAGCTGAAGGCGCTCGGCCAGCCCTATTACTACTTCGAGGATACCACCGGGGGCCATTCCGGCGGGGTCGACAATGACCAGCGTGCCAAGCTTCAGGCGCTGCAATTCATCTATCTGATGCAGCGGCTCATGGCACCCATGTCCGGCGGATAA
- the atpA gene encoding F0F1 ATP synthase subunit alpha, with translation MQIRAAEISKVIKDQIANFGTEAEVSETGTVLSVGDGIARIHGLDQVQAGEMVEFANGVQGMALNLEADNVGVVIFGSDAEIKEGDVVKRTGTIVDVPVGKGLLGRVVDALGNPIDGKGPIVAEKRSRVEVKAPGIIPRESVSEPVQTGLKAIDALVPVGRGQRELIIGDRQTGKTAVAIDTFINQKEANQGDDEGKKLYCVYVAVGQKRSTVAQIVKQLEENGAMEYSIVVAATASEPAPLQYLAPYTGCAMGEYFRDNGMHAVIVYDDLSKQAVAYRQMSLLLRRPPGREAYPGDVFYLHSRLLERAAKMNAENGHGSLTALPIIETQAGDVSAYIPTNVISITDGQIFLETGLFYQGIRPAINVGLSVSRVGGAAQTKAMKKVSGSMKLDLAQYREMAAFAQFGSDLDASTQKLLNRGARLTELLKQKQFSPMPFEEQTVSIYAGTNGYLDAIPVNRVNEYETQMLDYMRREHGSVLTEIRTSKKFEGEVADKTKAALQAFAKQFA, from the coding sequence ATGCAAATCCGCGCCGCAGAAATCTCGAAGGTCATCAAGGACCAGATCGCCAATTTCGGCACCGAGGCTGAAGTCAGCGAAACAGGCACCGTGCTGTCGGTGGGTGACGGGATCGCCCGTATCCACGGCCTCGACCAGGTGCAGGCCGGTGAGATGGTGGAATTCGCCAATGGCGTGCAGGGCATGGCCCTCAACCTCGAAGCCGATAACGTCGGCGTCGTGATCTTCGGCTCGGACGCCGAGATCAAGGAAGGCGATGTCGTCAAGCGCACCGGCACCATCGTGGACGTGCCGGTCGGCAAGGGCCTGCTGGGCCGCGTGGTCGACGCGCTCGGCAATCCGATCGACGGCAAGGGCCCGATCGTCGCTGAAAAGCGCAGCCGCGTCGAAGTGAAGGCGCCGGGCATCATCCCGCGCGAATCCGTGTCGGAGCCGGTGCAGACCGGCCTCAAGGCGATTGACGCGCTGGTGCCCGTGGGCCGCGGTCAGCGCGAGCTCATCATCGGTGACCGCCAGACCGGCAAGACCGCTGTCGCGATCGACACCTTCATCAACCAGAAAGAAGCCAACCAGGGCGACGACGAAGGCAAGAAGCTTTACTGCGTCTATGTCGCCGTCGGCCAGAAGCGTTCCACGGTTGCCCAGATCGTCAAGCAGCTCGAAGAAAACGGCGCGATGGAGTATTCCATCGTGGTCGCCGCGACCGCTTCCGAGCCCGCTCCGCTGCAATACCTCGCGCCCTATACCGGCTGCGCGATGGGCGAGTATTTCCGCGACAACGGCATGCACGCCGTGATCGTGTACGACGACCTTTCCAAGCAGGCCGTGGCTTACCGCCAGATGTCGCTGCTGCTGCGCCGTCCTCCGGGCCGTGAAGCCTATCCGGGTGACGTGTTCTATCTTCACAGCCGTCTGCTTGAGCGTGCCGCGAAGATGAACGCAGAAAACGGCCACGGCTCGCTGACCGCGCTGCCGATCATCGAAACGCAGGCGGGCGACGTGTCGGCCTACATTCCGACCAACGTGATCTCGATCACCGACGGTCAGATCTTCCTCGAAACCGGCCTGTTCTATCAGGGCATCCGTCCGGCGATTAACGTCGGTCTGTCGGTGAGCCGCGTCGGCGGTGCCGCTCAGACCAAGGCGATGAAGAAGGTCTCTGGCTCGATGAAGCTCGACCTTGCGCAGTACCGCGAAATGGCGGCGTTTGCGCAGTTCGGATCGGACCTCGACGCCTCGACCCAGAAGCTGCTCAACCGCGGCGCGCGTCTGACCGAGCTGCTTAAGCAGAAGCAGTTCTCGCCGATGCCCTTCGAAGAGCAGACCGTGTCGATCTACGCTGGCACCAACGGCTACCTCGATGCGATCCCGGTGAACCGCGTGAACGAGTACGAGACCCAGATGCTCGATTACATGCGCCGTGAGCACGGTTCGGTTCTGACCGAAATCCGCACCTCGAAGAAGTTCGAAGGCGAAGTCGCGGACAAGACCAAGGCCGCACTGCAAGCCTTCGCCAAGCAGTTCGCGTAA
- a CDS encoding glycosyltransferase family 39 protein, with protein sequence MFASPVSRAAPAAIRADLWVGAVLLLFTLVVRGAWFGDANADTDEQLYSLIGNAMLDGKIVFVDLWDRKPFGLFALYALAHAIGGPGPEAYQGLAAAFTLAGAWLTFVLARDLTDRGTATAAGLLYVVLTAIYGAFSGNSEAFFIPMMLAMAVLVRDPAHPYAALRILSAMLIGGLALQVKYTVLPQCLFFGLWALWGEHKRGAGLGRLALLAAASGVLGVLPTALVAAGYALAGYWDAFIFANFVSFFDRLPASAGRLHKDIILFLLPLGGLALFGLNAARRAAPAPLSQTYIFVLLWLAAALATVFLPSTVYRYYLAALVPACILLSLPLFPPKPGARLNLPVLIPAALYLALMPFQYSLTRDNRAATGRLASAIAPKIDAAAGRCLFVFDGPTALYRMTGSCLPTRFIYPDHLNNTLEQNALGTSQVGEVARILATRPPVIVTADHPVTPQNREAKRLVAAAIARDYREIAHETLATREIRAFALRE encoded by the coding sequence ATGTTCGCTTCGCCTGTCAGCCGTGCCGCACCCGCCGCGATCAGAGCCGATCTGTGGGTCGGCGCTGTCCTGCTGCTGTTTACGCTGGTGGTGCGCGGGGCGTGGTTCGGCGATGCCAATGCCGATACCGACGAGCAGCTCTATTCGCTGATCGGCAATGCCATGCTGGACGGCAAGATCGTGTTCGTCGACCTGTGGGATCGCAAGCCCTTCGGCCTGTTCGCGCTCTATGCCCTCGCCCATGCGATCGGCGGGCCGGGACCAGAAGCCTATCAGGGACTGGCGGCAGCCTTCACCTTGGCGGGCGCATGGCTGACCTTCGTGCTGGCCCGTGATCTGACCGACCGGGGGACAGCGACCGCGGCCGGGCTACTCTATGTGGTGCTGACCGCGATCTACGGCGCGTTCTCGGGCAATTCCGAGGCGTTCTTCATCCCGATGATGCTGGCCATGGCGGTGCTGGTGCGCGATCCCGCCCATCCCTACGCGGCGCTGCGGATACTAAGCGCGATGCTGATCGGCGGGCTGGCCCTGCAAGTGAAGTACACCGTGCTGCCGCAATGCCTGTTCTTCGGGTTGTGGGCGCTGTGGGGCGAGCACAAGCGCGGTGCGGGGCTTGGGAGACTGGCGCTGCTGGCCGCTGCCTCAGGCGTGCTGGGCGTACTGCCGACCGCTCTGGTGGCGGCGGGCTATGCGCTGGCGGGCTATTGGGACGCCTTCATCTTCGCCAATTTCGTTTCGTTCTTCGACCGCCTGCCTGCGAGCGCCGGGCGGCTACACAAGGACATCATCCTGTTTCTGCTACCGCTTGGCGGGCTGGCGCTGTTCGGCCTCAACGCCGCGCGCCGCGCTGCGCCCGCGCCTCTGTCGCAGACCTATATCTTTGTGCTGCTGTGGCTGGCGGCCGCGCTCGCGACGGTCTTCCTGCCCTCGACCGTCTATCGCTATTACCTCGCCGCGTTGGTGCCAGCCTGCATTCTTTTGAGCCTGCCACTGTTCCCGCCCAAGCCGGGTGCGCGGCTGAACCTCCCGGTGCTGATTCCGGCCGCCCTCTATCTCGCGCTGATGCCGTTCCAGTATAGCCTTACCCGCGATAACCGCGCCGCGACCGGGCGGCTGGCGAGCGCCATTGCGCCGAAGATCGACGCTGCCGCCGGGCGCTGTCTGTTCGTGTTTGATGGGCCGACCGCGCTCTACCGGATGACGGGAAGCTGCCTGCCGACCCGCTTCATCTATCCCGATCACCTCAACAATACGCTCGAGCAGAACGCGCTCGGCACCTCGCAGGTGGGCGAGGTCGCCCGCATCCTCGCGACGCGCCCGCCGGTGATCGTCACCGCCGACCACCCCGTCACACCCCAGAACCGCGAAGCCAAGCGGTTGGTCGCCGCCGCGATTGCGCGTGACTACCGCGAGATCGCGCACGAGACGCTGGCCACCCGCGAAATCCGCGCCTTCGCCTTGCGCGAGTAA
- a CDS encoding serine protease, whose protein sequence is MRAMLRCLLALALLAFALPRPAAADPGDVDAAARGVVRVVIIGEENGEPVPVSHGTGFAVSATRIITNAHVVSEAAQDDTLRIGIVPPEGAGGAFARVVAISPRNDLALLEIAPNSLRLPPLALAGGAGGNLGEVAAVGYPMNVDLAQGLDMADIFRAQPPVKSRGFLSGERPSRQFDTILHTAPIARGNSGGPLLDPCGRVIGVNSFSADSDSGEAEFYFAVSLRELMPFLRKNGVEPVTNTLPCRSIDELNAEERQRLEAEQSQAREKLADRAETLREVRETARLTAQMEVLEARENRMALALIALLAAVGIGYAAAVWRGDAARRKHAMIAAGTAAAALVIALLLWFTRPGLAEIEGRVAAAVSKAEGGPASSDQVAGDAAEGALICTLVPDRSRVTAAKTDDVAFNWSADGCVNARTQYGLGKGGEWQRVFAAQDDAAVAVNTYDPDTRTLRTDRYLLGQEALAQARAARAAYSPPSCGVSDAARTLGEQQSALIAKLPERPNERLVYSCTAKGTAK, encoded by the coding sequence ATGCGCGCTATGCTTCGCTGTCTGCTCGCCCTCGCCCTGCTCGCTTTTGCCCTGCCCCGTCCTGCCGCTGCCGACCCTGGCGATGTCGATGCGGCGGCGCGCGGCGTGGTGCGAGTGGTGATCATCGGTGAAGAGAACGGCGAGCCTGTCCCGGTCAGCCACGGCACCGGCTTTGCCGTATCAGCCACGCGGATCATCACCAATGCCCACGTGGTGAGCGAGGCGGCGCAGGACGATACCTTGCGCATCGGCATCGTGCCGCCCGAAGGCGCTGGCGGGGCCTTTGCGCGGGTGGTTGCGATCAGCCCGCGCAATGATCTCGCACTGCTGGAGATCGCGCCGAACAGCCTGCGCCTGCCGCCGCTGGCGCTGGCGGGAGGGGCCGGCGGGAACCTGGGAGAGGTTGCCGCAGTCGGCTATCCGATGAATGTCGATCTGGCCCAAGGTCTTGATATGGCGGATATCTTCCGCGCTCAGCCGCCAGTCAAGTCGCGCGGGTTTCTGTCGGGCGAGCGGCCGTCGCGCCAGTTCGACACGATCCTCCACACCGCGCCGATCGCGCGCGGCAATTCGGGCGGCCCGCTGCTCGATCCGTGCGGGCGGGTGATCGGGGTAAACAGCTTCAGCGCAGATTCGGACAGCGGTGAGGCGGAGTTCTACTTCGCGGTTTCTTTGCGCGAATTGATGCCGTTCCTGCGCAAGAACGGGGTCGAGCCGGTGACCAACACCCTCCCCTGCCGCTCGATCGACGAGCTGAATGCCGAGGAGCGTCAACGGCTTGAGGCAGAGCAATCGCAGGCGCGCGAAAAACTGGCCGACCGGGCGGAAACCTTGCGCGAAGTGCGTGAGACGGCGCGGCTGACAGCGCAGATGGAGGTGCTCGAAGCGCGCGAGAACCGCATGGCGCTGGCGCTGATCGCCCTGCTGGCCGCGGTCGGCATCGGCTATGCCGCCGCCGTGTGGCGCGGTGACGCGGCGCGGCGCAAGCACGCCATGATCGCGGCAGGGACGGCAGCCGCAGCGCTGGTAATCGCGCTGCTGCTATGGTTCACCCGCCCCGGCCTCGCCGAGATCGAAGGACGGGTCGCGGCCGCCGTCTCCAAGGCAGAAGGCGGCCCGGCGAGCAGTGATCAGGTTGCGGGCGACGCCGCCGAGGGCGCCTTGATCTGCACACTGGTACCGGATCGCAGCCGGGTGACGGCAGCGAAGACCGATGATGTCGCCTTCAACTGGTCCGCCGATGGCTGCGTCAACGCGCGCACACAATATGGTCTTGGCAAGGGCGGCGAATGGCAGCGGGTCTTCGCGGCGCAAGACGATGCCGCGGTCGCGGTCAACACCTATGACCCCGACACCCGGACCCTGCGCACCGACCGCTATCTGTTGGGGCAGGAGGCGCTCGCCCAAGCACGCGCCGCCCGCGCCGCCTATTCGCCGCCCAGCTGCGGGGTGAGCGATGCCGCGCGCACTTTGGGCGAACAGCAGTCGGCGCTGATCGCTAAGCTGCCGGAGCGACCTAACGAGCGGCTGGTCTACTCGTGTACGGCCAAGGGCACTGCCAAGTGA
- a CDS encoding ATP synthase F1 subunit epsilon, whose protein sequence is MPLHFELVTPAKLVRSEDVHMVVVPGTEGEFGVLEGHAPFMSTIRDGAVQVFATANAAPEIIQVRGGFAEVNEKGLTVLAEHVEG, encoded by the coding sequence ATGCCCCTCCACTTCGAACTCGTCACCCCTGCCAAGCTTGTCCGGTCGGAAGACGTCCACATGGTGGTCGTCCCCGGCACCGAGGGCGAATTCGGCGTGCTGGAAGGCCATGCGCCTTTCATGAGCACCATCCGCGATGGTGCCGTTCAGGTCTTCGCCACCGCCAATGCGGCGCCGGAGATCATTCAGGTGCGCGGCGGCTTTGCCGAGGTGAACGAGAAGGGCCTCACCGTCCTTGCCGAACACGTCGAGGGCTGA
- a CDS encoding F0F1 ATP synthase subunit gamma encodes MPSLKELKGRINSVKSTQKITKAKQMVAAAKLRRAQAAAEAGRPYATRLAAVMASLAGKVAGDSAPKLLGGTGSDQRHLLVVVNTDKGLCGGLNSNLVKAAKLKAKELIAAGKTVEFYLVGKKGRAPLKREYPTLIGGGFDTSTVKTPGFAEAEGIANELISLFDAGHFDVAHLVYPTFKSALAQDPTIKQLIPVPAPTIAEDTGSVVEYEPSEEEILEELLPRYVRTQLFGALLEREASEQGASMTAMDNATRNAGELIQKLTIIYNRQRQAAITTELIEIIAGAEAL; translated from the coding sequence GTGCCCTCACTCAAGGAACTCAAGGGCCGGATCAACTCGGTCAAATCGACCCAGAAGATCACCAAGGCCAAGCAGATGGTCGCGGCGGCCAAGCTGCGCCGTGCCCAGGCTGCGGCTGAGGCCGGTCGGCCCTATGCCACGCGGCTTGCTGCGGTGATGGCATCGCTGGCGGGCAAGGTTGCGGGCGATTCTGCTCCCAAGCTGCTCGGCGGGACCGGGTCGGATCAGCGTCACCTCCTCGTGGTGGTCAACACGGACAAGGGGCTGTGCGGCGGCCTTAACTCCAACCTCGTCAAGGCCGCCAAGCTGAAGGCCAAGGAACTGATCGCGGCTGGCAAGACGGTCGAATTCTACCTCGTCGGCAAGAAGGGCCGCGCGCCTTTAAAGCGCGAATACCCGACGCTGATCGGTGGCGGGTTCGACACCAGTACGGTTAAGACCCCCGGCTTTGCCGAAGCCGAAGGCATCGCCAACGAGTTGATCTCGCTGTTCGACGCTGGCCATTTCGATGTCGCGCACCTCGTCTACCCGACCTTCAAGTCGGCACTGGCGCAGGACCCGACCATCAAGCAACTGATCCCCGTCCCCGCGCCGACAATCGCCGAGGACACCGGATCGGTGGTCGAATACGAACCGAGCGAAGAAGAAATCCTCGAAGAACTGCTGCCGCGCTATGTGCGCACACAGCTGTTCGGCGCGCTGCTTGAACGTGAAGCATCGGAACAGGGTGCCTCGATGACCGCGATGGACAACGCCACGCGCAACGCGGGCGAACTGATCCAGAAGCTCACGATCATTTACAACCGCCAACGTCAGGCGGCGATCACCACCGAACTCATCGAAATTATCGCGGGCGCTGAAGCGCTCTAA
- a CDS encoding F0F1 ATP synthase subunit delta, with translation MDISAGIKASLAGRYASALFDLAAEGGKVTAVESDLETLGAALAESGDLAALTTNPELARDVQGKAMAAVAKKLKLSPLTTNFIGVLAANRRLAKLPAIITAFKAIAAAQRGEVTATVTSAHPLSDEQLATLKTKLTAREGRTVMLTASVDPELLGGLVVTIGSQRIDASIRTRLNSLAKAMQA, from the coding sequence GTGGATATTTCCGCCGGTATCAAGGCTAGCCTGGCTGGACGCTATGCCTCGGCCCTGTTCGATCTCGCCGCCGAAGGTGGCAAGGTCACAGCTGTCGAGAGCGATCTCGAAACGCTGGGCGCTGCCCTGGCCGAATCGGGCGATCTTGCGGCGCTCACCACCAACCCTGAACTAGCCCGCGATGTGCAGGGCAAGGCGATGGCGGCCGTGGCAAAGAAGCTGAAGCTCAGCCCGCTCACCACCAATTTCATCGGTGTGCTGGCTGCCAACCGCCGTCTCGCCAAACTGCCTGCGATCATCACTGCGTTCAAGGCGATTGCCGCGGCCCAGCGCGGTGAAGTGACCGCGACTGTCACCAGCGCTCACCCGCTGTCGGACGAACAGCTCGCCACTTTGAAGACCAAGCTGACGGCGCGCGAAGGCCGCACCGTCATGCTCACCGCCTCGGTCGATCCCGAACTGCTCGGCGGCCTCGTCGTCACCATCGGCTCGCAGCGCATTGATGCCTCGATCCGCACCCGTCTCAACTCGCTTGCCAAAGCCATGCAGGCTTAA
- the atpD gene encoding F0F1 ATP synthase subunit beta — translation MATAPALNQTTNGTISQVIGAVVDVQFSGELPAILTALETKNNGKTLVLEVAQHLGENTVRTIAMDATEGLVRGSEVVNTGAQISVPVGPKVLGRIMNVIGEAIDERGPIGAESTMPIHAEAPLFIDQSTDAAILVTGIKVIDLLAPYARGGKIGLFGGAGVGKTVLIQELINNIAKGHGGVSVFAGVGERTREGNDLYHEFLDAGVIAKDAEGNATSEGSKVALVFGQMNEPPGARARVALSGLTMAEYFRDVEGQDVLFFVDNIFRFTQAGSEVSALLGRIPSAVGYQPTLATDMGKLQERITSTNKGSITSVQAIYVPADDLTDPAPAASFAHLDATTTLNRAISELGIYPAVDPLDSTSRVLEPRVVGAEHYETARRVQETLQKYKSLQDIIAILGMDELSEEDKTIVARARKIQKFLSQPFHVAEVFTGISGVFVQIEDTVKSFKAVVDGEYDHLPEQAFYMVGGIEDVVAKAKKMAEDV, via the coding sequence ATGGCCACCGCCCCCGCTCTCAACCAGACCACCAACGGCACGATCAGCCAGGTCATCGGCGCTGTCGTCGACGTGCAGTTCTCGGGCGAACTGCCCGCGATCCTCACCGCGCTGGAAACCAAGAACAACGGCAAGACGCTGGTGCTCGAAGTCGCCCAGCACCTTGGTGAAAACACCGTGCGCACCATCGCGATGGACGCGACCGAGGGCCTCGTGCGCGGCAGCGAAGTCGTCAACACCGGCGCGCAGATCTCGGTGCCGGTCGGCCCCAAGGTGCTCGGCCGCATCATGAACGTGATCGGTGAAGCCATCGACGAGCGCGGCCCGATTGGCGCGGAAAGCACCATGCCGATCCATGCCGAAGCCCCGCTGTTCATCGACCAGTCGACCGACGCGGCGATCCTTGTCACCGGCATCAAGGTGATCGACCTGCTCGCTCCCTATGCGCGCGGCGGCAAGATCGGCCTGTTCGGCGGCGCGGGCGTCGGCAAGACCGTGCTGATCCAGGAACTGATCAACAATATCGCCAAGGGCCACGGCGGCGTGTCGGTGTTCGCTGGCGTGGGTGAGCGTACCCGCGAAGGGAACGACCTCTACCACGAATTCCTCGACGCCGGCGTTATCGCCAAGGATGCCGAAGGCAATGCGACCTCGGAAGGTTCCAAGGTGGCACTGGTGTTCGGCCAAATGAACGAGCCCCCGGGCGCCCGCGCGCGCGTCGCGCTGTCGGGCCTGACGATGGCGGAATATTTCCGCGACGTCGAAGGCCAGGACGTGCTGTTCTTCGTCGACAATATCTTCCGCTTCACGCAGGCGGGTTCGGAAGTGTCGGCGCTGCTCGGCCGTATTCCTTCGGCGGTGGGTTACCAGCCGACGCTGGCGACCGACATGGGCAAGCTGCAGGAACGCATCACTTCGACCAACAAGGGTTCGATCACCTCGGTGCAGGCAATCTACGTTCCCGCGGACGATTTGACCGACCCGGCACCTGCTGCCTCCTTCGCTCACCTTGACGCGACCACCACGCTGAACCGCGCGATTTCGGAACTCGGCATCTATCCGGCGGTTGACCCGCTGGACTCGACCAGCCGCGTTCTGGAACCCCGCGTTGTCGGTGCCGAGCATTACGAAACCGCTCGCCGCGTTCAGGAAACCTTGCAGAAGTACAAGAGCCTGCAGGACATCATCGCCATTCTCGGGATGGATGAACTGTCGGAAGAGGACAAGACGATCGTCGCCCGCGCGCGCAAGATCCAGAAGTTCCTGTCGCAGCCGTTCCACGTTGCGGAAGTCTTCACCGGCATCTCGGGCGTGTTCGTGCAGATCGAAGACACCGTGAAGAGCTTCAAGGCGGTGGTCGATGGCGAATATGACCACCTGCCGGAGCAGGCCTTCTACATGGTCGGCGGGATCGAGGATGTGGTCGCCAAGGCCAAGAAGATGGCTGAAGACGTTTGA